In the genome of Oscarella lobularis chromosome 1, ooOscLobu1.1, whole genome shotgun sequence, one region contains:
- the LOC136185438 gene encoding uncharacterized protein, with protein MEDGSHSSNRTRGGFLPPRRPMLPMMNPIHPGMMRRHGDQFSANGYNPEAPSFDGQQLPPPLPPWGHPMMPMPPMPGGFGPRFGPRGFMGPYHVPGGPHFDRKRPREQRRSRRSQDSRDGFSTNGVFNAFRRRRVSSQSISSQSIRCLCSLWGLEEPCAKCSESRSRGKFLCEPSHLSYFNPSAASVSDAAKSRARNGSVSKRRI; from the exons atggaaGACGGTTCGCACAGTAGCAATCGTACGAGAGGCGGATTCTTGCCGCCGAGACGGCCCATGCTACCCATGATGAATCCGATACATCCAGGCATGATGCGGAGACACG GTGATCAGTTCTCCGCCAATGGCTATAATCCCGAAgcgccgtcgttcgacggACAGcaattgccgccgccgttgccgccgtgGGGTCATCCCATGATGCCGATGCCGCCGATGCCAGGCGGCTTCGGACCGCGATTTGGTCCGC GTGGGTTCATGGGCCCCTATCACGTGCCAGGGGGACCTCATTTCGATCGAAAGAGGCCACGAGAGCAGAGGCGATCGAGACGGAGCCAAGATAGTCGCGACGGATTCTCAACAAATGGTGTATTCAACGCCTTTAGACGGCGAAGAGTTTCTTCACAGTCAATTTCTTCGCAGTCAATACGGTGTTTGTGCTCTTTATGGGGTCTGGAGGAACCCTGCGCCAAATGTTCTGAGTCACGGAGCAGAGGAAAATTTCTTTGTGAACCCAGCCACTTATCCTACTTCAATCCGtccgccgcctccgtttCTGATGCGGCCAAGTCCAGAGCGCGAAACGGATCCGTTTCAAAGAGACGGATCTGA